Sequence from the Amycolatopsis sp. NBC_00345 genome:
GGGCGGAACGCCGGTTTGAGCGCCGCCAGTCCTTCCATCGAGGTGGCCGGGCGGATGGCCTGGTCACTGACGCGCCGCTCGCCGTCCAGCTCCATCGGGATCATCTCGCGGCGGAACCGGCCGGCGTCCCGCGCCGCGGTGGCGAGCGCGTGCGAGCGCACCGCGAACTCGTCCATCTCGGCCCGGGTGATCCCCCACCGGTCCGCGATCAGCTCGGCGCTTTCGCCCTGGGGCACGAAGTCGTAACGCGCGCGCAGCTCGTCGGGCCACGGATCGCCGTACAGCTCGGAAATCTTCGCCGGAGCGTTCATCGGCACGTGCTGCATGTGCTCGACCCCGCCGGCGATGACGACGTCGTGCGTGCCGGACGCGACCAGCGCGGCGGCCATCTCGACCGCGGTCTGGGCGGAACCACAGCGGCGATCGAGCACCGTCGCGGGCACCTCGGGCGGATAGCCCGCCTGCAGCCAGGCATTGCGGCCCACATTGCGCGATTGCTCCCCGAACGGCGCGGTACAGCCGATCACCAGGTCTTCGACGGTCTCCGGGACGACACCGGCCGACTCCAGCAACGCGGTGTAGACGGCGCCGAGCAGCACGTTGGGGTGAGTGTCGCGGAACCAGCCCTTGTCGGGGTGGGCCTTGCCCATCGGCGTGCGCAGCGCGTCGACGATGAGCGCCTCACGGCCGTTGCGCGTCAAAGGGCTGGTGAAGCCGGGCATCAGATGACCGTCCCTCCGTCGACGGGCAGGACCTGCCCGGTGATGTATCCGGCCGCGTCCGAGGCGAAGAAGACAAACGCCCCGGCGATCTCGCCGGGTTCCGCCCAGCGCCGCAACGGGATGCGTTCGAGCGTCAGCTTGGCCAGCTTTTCGTTGCTGCGGATGTTTTCCGTCATGGCGGTCGCCGCGAGCGGGGCGAGCGCGTTCACCGTGATGTGCTGCCGGGCGAGCTCGCGGGCGAGGGACTTGGTGAGGCCGACGACGCCGGCCTTGGCGGCGCCGTAGTTCGCCTGCCCGATGGTGCCGACGAGCCCGGCGGCGGAGGTGACGTTGATGACGCGGCCGGTGCCGTCCTGCGCGAGGTGCGGCAGCGCGGCCTGGCTGACGGTGAAGGTCCCGCCGACGTGGACGCCGAGCACGAACTGGAACTGCTCCGCCGTCATCTTCGGGAACATGGCCGGTGCGATGGCACCCGCGTTGTTCACGAGGATGTTCAGCGTCC
This genomic interval carries:
- a CDS encoding thiolase family protein gives rise to the protein MPGFTSPLTRNGREALIVDALRTPMGKAHPDKGWFRDTHPNVLLGAVYTALLESAGVVPETVEDLVIGCTAPFGEQSRNVGRNAWLQAGYPPEVPATVLDRRCGSAQTAVEMAAALVASGTHDVVIAGGVEHMQHVPMNAPAKISELYGDPWPDELRARYDFVPQGESAELIADRWGITRAEMDEFAVRSHALATAARDAGRFRREMIPMELDGERRVSDQAIRPATSMEGLAALKPAFRPENGRVTAGSSSPLSDGAAGVLLASREAAGRHGWTPRARVLDQTTVGVDPVIMLTGPIPATRKLLERNGLTIDDIDLIEINEAFSSVALAWEREVKPDMAKVNVNGGAIALGHPVGASGARLFGTLLAEMERRDVELGLVTMCCGGGLGTATLVQRVR
- a CDS encoding SDR family NAD(P)-dependent oxidoreductase, which translates into the protein MFSLSGRSALVTGAGNGIGAAVAKAYAAAGAAVLVSDLDKDAAAAVAAEITAAGGRADSAALDVREAGQAADVAEQAARLGGGTLNILVNNAGAIAPAMFPKMTAEQFQFVLGVHVGGTFTVSQAALPHLAQDGTGRVINVTSAAGLVGTIGQANYGAAKAGVVGLTKSLARELARQHITVNALAPLAATAMTENIRSNEKLAKLTLERIPLRRWAEPGEIAGAFVFFASDAAGYITGQVLPVDGGTVI